One Carya illinoinensis cultivar Pawnee chromosome 5, C.illinoinensisPawnee_v1, whole genome shotgun sequence genomic window, TCACCTATTGGCCTCCAATAAAAATGTGTTGTAGGATTAGCCGATTTTAAGTTATTCTCTTAAAAGAAAGTCGGTGGGAAGCTTTTGTCTCCAACTACATGTCGTTGATAATAATGTAGATCATTTTCTAGTTCTATCTTCTTATGCGCATCCATGACTTTTATTCAGCAGTTgtaaatttttaagaaaaatttgagaTTGTACATAAAAACGATTactttaaggaaaaaaaaaaaaaaaacactacaaatCTTGACCATGTCTGCTgctctacaattttttttcaaaatttttttaaattgtagaAGGTTAAAGTATACACatataaatgaagataaaataGATACTTccaatttagttaaaaatcatCAAGTAAACATACAAATCAAGATAAAATGCAAAGAGTGCTTTCACCAAATTCAATCAGCTACCAAATAAAAAAAGCGTTGAAGAGAACCTAAAGAAAGAGTTAGAGAAGGTACTGGGTATTGGCAGCTGCCAGAACTGAAGAAATAGGAACTCATAACTATAAAGGAAAGACCTTAAGGCAGCATTTggttacaatttattttttaatttagattatttataaattattcttgttattattattattttattcttattattattttattctaataaaaattagaataatagaaaattagaattctatttttaattagaattatatttttaattatatagaatatatatagaattatagaatatatatagaatttaaattctaataaaataaatattagaattctattctaattattaattagaataaaataaatattgttattattatattattataattagtataattatattttaatatataaattctaaattagaatatataatataaataattttttaattaatattttaaaataatttaatttttttaaattttaaaataaaaataatattataataatattttatttaaccttCAATTcagtttataatttaaattaaaaaaatataaaaaaaaaaattaattatagtgaaagaaaaaagttaaaggACTTTCAAGTCCGCTATATTCGGCGTATCATGAGGGGGGTTGATCCAAAAAAGTCAGTAGTGAACAAGATGGGGAGACATGGGAGGTAGAGGGAATTTTGGTGGCAGACAGGTGTCTTTCCAACATCTTTAGATGGGAAGAGATttgacttttattattttttattttattttttctgtactTATCCACTGGACACAATTTGTGCCGTGTCATGCTATACAGGAGACTTTCCCATAGCAGCtctctttaaataattaaaaaaaaaaaaaaacaattaccgTATAGAGTATCCAAAATTGCACACCGTTACAGTGATCGATAtctatcaaaactcaaaaatatcTCATAGAACCCAGACACAAAAGGCAATCATGGAAGACATCCTGCTTTACTCATTCCTCTCACTCCTCAGCTTCCTacttgtttttgctctcaagttTTACTTCCAAACAAGAACGCTCCCCAAACACCTCCCACCCAGCCCACCCAATCCTCTGCCTATCTTGGGTCATCTCCATCTCCTTAAAAAACCCCTCCACCGTACATTTCACCGCCTCTCGCAGAAATACGGCCAGGTTTTCTCTCTTCGCTTTGGTTCTCGCCTCGTGGTTGTAGTCTCCTCCCCATCCGCAGTCGAGGAATGTTTCACCAAGAACGACATCGTGTTAGCCAACCGCCCTGCCGGGACCGTAGGCAAGCACCTCGGCTACAACCACACCACCGTCGTAGCAGCCCCCTATGGCGATCACTGGCGCAATCTTCGTCGCATAAGCTCCCTCGAGATACTCTCGACTAACCGTATCAACATGTTCTCGGGCATACGAAGGGACGAGATCAAGCGCTTGCTCCGAAAACTATCACATAACTCGTGCAAAGATTTCGCCAAGGTGGAGCTGAAATCATTGTTCACGGAGCTCACATTTAACATCGTAATGAGAATGGTGGCGGGGAAGAGGTACTATGGGTACGGGGAGGACGTGAAGGACGAGAAAGAAGCGAGACAGTTTAGGGAGATAATGAAAGAGGTAGCAGCTAATGCAGGGGCGTCGAATCCTGGAGAATTTGTGCCCTTGCTTAAATGGATCGATCTTGGGGGTTTGGAGAAGAGAATGAAGAGACTTGCTAAGAGGACCGATGCGTTCTTGCAGGGCCTTATCGATGAGAAGAGGCGTGAGGAGGAGCAGGGAAATACCATGGTTGACCATTTGCTTTCTCTGCAGAAATCACAGCCTGAATATTATACTGACCAGATTATCAAGGGGCTTTTACTGGTAAGTGCAGTGCATCCCTTTTtccaaccttttttttattctattttgagcatgaatgattttttattttttatttttattttttttattattattatttttttatgtggcgGAGAAAGTAGGTTACAGAAATGCTATTCTCGTTGACAGTTTCTTTGGTCCCGCCAGTTGTTTTCAGGACCTCGTTTatcttcataaaatttttaatttttttccatcattataattattttttatataaatcttaaaataagaataatattaaaaaaatattttaataatattttattaacttttaacttttatctcagcTAATCTTATCTTATCCtatcttatttataaaaataaacgaagtcatttaattattaaagaagtattttttagtgatatattataaatttttttaaaaaaatatttaaagatgtaaaaaataaattagaaaaacaaaatatataattttgtacTTATTGAGACCCGTCTTGTGCTACTGCTCAGTAAATAAACCTAACGAGAAAACTACACACCATGCCAccatcccaaaataaaaaataaacgtAATGAGAATTACAAATTACGACAATCGATCGCAGTCTTGTACTAAATTTATTGAACAGTGATTTAATATGAAATTTGAGCACCTCATAATAGTGATGGATAGGGGCGATTTGCAAAGGTACATTAGAAAATGTTCGGCTACTCTCAAGATTCAAGccttatctataaaatatttttctattttaaatttttttatctaattttatttgaacacaCAAATCGATATCATTTTTTaccaattatataaatatatattaaaaattatatttaaacaacttttttattttatttaactgttttcaaatttttgatataatatttatttaaaaaatacttttattcaaTATCCTATATattctttctaaaatttaataaaatatctttattcaaactattttataattattattaacaaaattttgaatagaagaaATTTTGGATATaaaatggaatatatatatatatatatatatagttgttggATAGAAGAAAGTTTGGTACAAGAAGATAGTTGGATGAAAAATTATGTAGATATGATTGCAGCCCCTCTTTACATAGGTGAATCCTATAAGGGGACTTTATCGAAGACCACTAATAAGGGGACACATCAGCTGAGTTCATGAAACATGATTAAACCTGGCCACATCGAAATGCCTATACCCTTTGCAAAATACCCAACttggggaatagatttcatCTCTTCCCCTTTTCATAACTCCAGCCGCACGATTTATCGGAATTGAAATCTCCTACTTCAGATTGGCAAACTCAGACTAGCGACCCATATCATCGCACCCACACTCACAAACCAGTGCACCCACAGTTGGGTTACTGATAATTGGGTTCCGTGTCTGTGTTAAATTCTTAGTTGTTGTTAATTCAAAGAATTTGAAAAGTCGGATTTGCGTTTTTGTTCTAGACAGTCTATTGTTTCCTCAGAAATTTCTCTGAACCGAGAAGCTTGTCTGAATGATGAATTAATCATTGGAAGCAATAAGAAAGAAACTACACCTCATTTTCAAAAGCAAATGATCTTAAGTTTGGTTTTATCTTCTCTTTCTTCATATCCATCGAAATCAAACTACAGAAAAACTGTTGGTTTAATTTTACTTGGTTGATTTTTCACAAATCTTTGGTGTTATAGGAGGGAGAGGGAACTTATAGCAATGTGTATGTGTATAAAGCTTGAGATAGAGACATCAAAAAGATTGTTGCTCTAAAGAAAGTCTGTTTTGACACATTTGAACCTAAAAGTGTTAAATTCATGGCGCAAGAGATAATGATATTGTAGCAATTCAATCATCCCAACATAATAAAACTAGAAGGATTAGCTACTTCAAGACTGCAATACAGTCTCTATCTAGTTTTCGATTTCATGCAAATAGATTTGGCAACAATCATCTCTCGtcctcagagagagagagagagggagagagaggttgGGTCTCGAAAGATGACTCCTAATAATTTGATTTTCCTCTACTACTCACACCCACCGAGTGGAACATATATCCCCTATGTGGCCTACATCCATTGGTTGCCATTGTTTGGAAAAATAACGGATGAACCTGTTTAATGTTATTCTCATATGattgtcaaataaaataaagtttggTTAAAAAAAGATTGTTGGATTGGAAAATGGAGTACATATAGTTGTTGGGTagaagaaaatttgataaaaaaaatatagttggatgggaaatataaaaatttgatttgtaattaagacatttatatagaatttaagatgagtttaattatACGTTTGTGgttattagcattaaatgacaattgaaaaaaataattttttaatccataatttaattagaatatgattacaaatttacatataataggtagaatagtaaactatgataaaataaaataaattaataatttaaaaaaattattttaattattaattactcattattatataataaataaatagataatccaatgtggaGATTTGATATGAATAGCCAAAATcgaattcatcttatattattttattgatatataataaaaaaaatagctattcTAATGTGGAGATTTATTTGAATAGGATAactacaaatcaaatttatcttacattcataaaaaatttcctttaattttgacTAATCTATTGAGAATGATCTAATTAAGACAATTGCTTGCTCCGATATTCTTGTTGAAACTCCTTTAAGAATTTCAATCTTTTCTAAATCTTTATTCTTCGTCTATTAACATAATATCTACTcgttaaaaacaaattattaattCGTTTGTACTTGTTTGTCAATCATTTGAGATAATTAAAATGGTTACATCAGTACTTTTAGCGATTGTTTTCGTTTATTTTTTGTTACCTTTATAATATCTTGTAATCATTGTTTTAACCATTTGAATGATTAATACCAAATAGGTCTTCTTAGCTGGGGGGACTGATACGTCGTCGGTGACATTAGAATGGGCAATGTCTTGTCTACTCAATCATCCTGAGGCATTGAAAAAGGCTAAGGCTGAATTGGATGGTCAGATTGGGCAAGAAAAATTAGTTAACGAATCAAGTGTCTCTCAGTTGTGCTACCTTCAAAATATAATCTCAGAGGCTTCTCGGTTGTATCCTGCTGTACCATTACTACTACCCCACGTGTCCTCCGAAGACTGTACCATTGAAGGATACGATGTGCCGAGCAACACAATCGTTTTGATCAATGCATGGGCCATACATCGAGATCCGAGTGTATGGGACAATGCAACTGATTTCAAGCCTGAGAGGTTCAAAAGTGGCAAAGCTGATGCACACAAActgatgccatttggattggGAAGGAGGGCTTGTCCTGGGGCGAGTCTTGCCCAACGCATGGTGGGCTTAATTTTGGGATCATTGATTCAATGCTTCGAGTGGAAGAGGATCAACGATGAAGAGATTGACATGACTGAGGGTCATGGAGTCATCATGCCCAAAGTTGTGGCATTGGAGGCTATGTGTAAAGCTCGCCCCATCATGAATAAGCTTAACTCTGCGTCTGAATTTGTGGATGTTATTTGATTTGAGCAATGTCATCTCGAGTTACTGGATGTATGTGAGGGAGTCCTAGCATAACGAGGAGTCTTATAGGGTACGAAGATAACGTAGGGGTTGTAGTTGTCAGTAAGGGAGTAAATATCCATGTTTGTAATTATCAATAAAGGGATGAATACCCATGCCGTGTTATTACTAGTTGATGTTTTGCTTTAAAAGTCTAGTAGTAGTGAGtagtacttattttttttttttttttgaagggggAAATGCAtctgcattcattcataatcgaagttacaactgtgacttatcaatacaggagacccgactataagtcaactaacgcaactgctcaggagcttccccgtcaacaaatttctttgtgacggacattgtctaaacttctacaccttctctccTGACAACAAGTCAGAAGAGAAAGCGCTCTATCAAAACCAGAGCTTAAACAACCTTCCTtccgaagaagagaggtacacacccgctccatcctcccaaggaggaggagaataaccaaactctctcctcccaaggaggaagagtactaacacctaccttcctccaaaagaggagtaggactaacacccacattcctccaaaagaggagtggggCATAagcctattttattatttataaaactaaagcATAATTACTACAAAAAACTAAATGGGCCGGTCAAACTAAATGGCCCAGCCTGAACTACAGGCCCTGCCCAAGCTAAAGATCCAGCCCGTAGGGCCATGGGGGCCCAACCCTGTTAGGGTTTCATCTCAACACAAGCCGCCGctatgatgcccccaaattccgtttgggatcggacagatatttgaagcgtcgagacatgcaacacaaggttacctgcccccgttcatgacatataagatgcaatattcctaacatgcatctaacaatatgcaatattcgcagcggataaattttttctttagcaatactatgcaccaaattgaaaatatcccaaatgcttaaaacatacttcatacataaaaatccattgaacaactaagatcacaacactagtccaaaatggttatgatccaaaaagtagtagagatgcaactcaatcgtacaagtagtaatttacgttaattactatatcaacatttatgtcgcaccgtcacttagtcaactgtgtctagttgatcagctcctgattctccttcaggtcctgtaacaagatctaccattcggggggaatggtagttgggactaccaaagtgaaatttgattacaaatctcagcaagttaacaaaaaacttccatacagactaatgatacatgtatgacagtaaaagcataaatgcataatcaaattcataagtaattaaagcataacttagcgtataacatagcataattgacatagcttaaattgaatcatgaactgaacttgacttgacatgaacttgatctgaaacttgacttagcatgaacttgctctgaaacttgaattaacatgaaaactacatactccacagttgttgtggccccatgtattctacacaaacttgacttaacattaaaaatacatactccacagttgttgtggccccatgtattctacataaacttgacttaacatgaaaaatacatactccacagttgttgtggccccatgtattctacgtgtaaatacatactccacagttgttgtggccccatgtattctacgtgtaaatacatactccacagttgttgtggccccatgtattctacgcatcacaattgtagtaaaatacatactccacagttgttgtggccccatgtattctacacaaatataatgtactcaagatgaaacgtgacttgaacataacttgaaatacatgaccaacttgagatagaaacatttcgtaacatggcataacatataatagacaacatatttaacatgacatacttgcaacagtgaatattacatgacttgacatacatgtaatagatggcatacttagcatgacgtacttgtaatgtacagtaatacataacagaatatattatgtaacagataaaaattgatgacagaataaattctgtataataaacaattacgtgataacttggcgtggcatgacatatatgataacacacatacatacacatatatgataacacacatacatacacagtagactgctagtaagttaaaagctaacttacctcgatctccgcgtttcttataaaacctcaagcgcgatcacgaggaactgtaattagtgattctaaaagttagtactaaatcactaataatttgaaatatggaaaaatactaacttaaagagtaaaatttccattttacttcctacatgtaggaaaaagaccgttttacccataacttaaggattttgcatactaactccaaaagtcaccaaaatttacatgcctcatgtaaattttatcctcaactcaaatatcaatttagaaaaatttaaaactaatcacaactattaaaactccatagggccgaaattctcatatgctatttctattgatttttgtttctaacttgttttgatcaaccttttgatctatgacttataaatatgtgatcttcaaaccaaaccatcacatggtttaaaaagatgtcctaaaacatatataagcttctaattcaagatcacatggttaaaaattaaccaaaacataaatttagccaagaacatccacactttggcttatctgaatatctctttgtataaaatttcatatctttgaaactaacatcaaatatcttcaaaataataatataacatgtatataagatgcttaggatcctccaataaaattatcaaagtcattagaataggtttagaccaccaaagagttaaactttctcaaaatagaaactgtttttcttcttccagtttctaagtttctaaatctaagcaaatatttcatcaaaaccttcaatcatgcaaaaatcctcaaccaatagtcatatatacatgttaacaatactccataaaaatttcggaccaatatctatccattagcttggtcaaaaactccaaactataacatattctccagtttatcttccagaatgacctttctatagtttacacaatatttgactgaccaaatgatcttcaaatggggaaaataagatatccatgtaaactagactcaaaaaggaacaacttatatgaaggagactttatgataaaacacttacaatagCTTCGAAATGgacatgcaaaagaactcctaaaagctgtccgagagagaatgtttgatattcttttaaagaaacgtgtaaatgaagataagttcgtgggtgatggctggagatgcttatggaagagataagggagatgataaggctggagttgagagttgagtgtggttttctcctacccaaaatatctataaaatattatctcaaaatattctatccaataatatctataaaaatcagctcaatatatttttcaaatgtggagtagacttggaagagtaaggtggctaaaatctttctatgtgtattttaaatctctattcttaagatattttccaaatgtgtattttgcttaggtg contains:
- the LOC122311650 gene encoding cytochrome P450 81E8-like; translated protein: MEDILLYSFLSLLSFLLVFALKFYFQTRTLPKHLPPSPPNPLPILGHLHLLKKPLHRTFHRLSQKYGQVFSLRFGSRLVVVVSSPSAVEECFTKNDIVLANRPAGTVGKHLGYNHTTVVAAPYGDHWRNLRRISSLEILSTNRINMFSGIRRDEIKRLLRKLSHNSCKDFAKVELKSLFTELTFNIVMRMVAGKRYYGYGEDVKDEKEARQFREIMKEVAANAGASNPGEFVPLLKWIDLGGLEKRMKRLAKRTDAFLQGLIDEKRREEEQGNTMVDHLLSLQKSQPEYYTDQIIKGLLLVFLAGGTDTSSVTLEWAMSCLLNHPEALKKAKAELDGQIGQEKLVNESSVSQLCYLQNIISEASRLYPAVPLLLPHVSSEDCTIEGYDVPSNTIVLINAWAIHRDPSVWDNATDFKPERFKSGKADAHKLMPFGLGRRACPGASLAQRMVGLILGSLIQCFEWKRINDEEIDMTEGHGVIMPKVVALEAMCKARPIMNKLNSASEFVDVI